One Arvicanthis niloticus isolate mArvNil1 chromosome 3, mArvNil1.pat.X, whole genome shotgun sequence DNA segment encodes these proteins:
- the Fhip2b gene encoding FHF complex subunit HOOK-interacting protein 2B isoform X1, with protein sequence MLSRLGALLQEAVGAREPSIDLLQAFVEHWKGITHYYIESTDENTPAKKTDIPWRLKQMLDILVYEEKQQASSGEAGPCLEYLLQHKILETLCTLGKAEYPPGMRQQVFQFFSKVLAQVQHPLLHYLSVHRPVQKLLRLGGTVPGSLTEKEEVQFTSVLCSKIQQDPELLAYILEGKKMIGKKKTARESTAPPKDTAGYRDKDCPHSDAPNRDPGLDKEHCGVPALRIHLPAETEGPENGPGESNLITSLLGLCKSKKSRLALKAQENILLLVSVASPAAATYLTQSTSCCMAIAEHLCQLYRSMPACLDPADIATLEGISWRLPSAPSDETAFPGKEALAAFLGWFDYCDHLITEAHTVVADALAKAVAEKLFVETLQPQLLHVSEQSILTSTALLTALLRQLRSPALLQEAMSFLLGTEQQPAAMEDSPHTLGTHLIMHCDHLSDEISIATLRLFEELLQKPHERAIRSLVLQNLEGRLYVARGSPEPESYEDTLDLEEDPYFTDGFLDSGLQPSTKPPPAPATSSDGKTAVTEIVNSFLCLVPEEAKTSAFLEENGYDTYVHDAYGLFQECSSRVAHWGWPPGPAPLDSHEPDRPFFEGRFLQVLFDRIARILDQPYSLNLQVTSVLSRLALFPHPHIHEYLLDPYISLAPGCRSLFSVLVRVIGDLMQRIQRVPQFSGKLLLVRKQLMGQIPGEHLDHQTLLQGVVVLEEFCKELAAIAFVKFPPHGPYLNFSPPPEGQV encoded by the exons ATGCTGAGCCGGCTCGGGGCACTGCTGCAGGAGGCCGTGGGGGCG CGGGAGCCCAGCATTGACCTGCTGCAGGCCTTTGTGGAGCATTGGAAAGGCATCACACACTACTATATCGAGAGCACAG ATGAAAACACCCCGGCCAAGAAAACAGATATCCCCTGGCGACTGAAGCAGATGTTGGACATCCTGGTGTATGAGGAAAAGCAGCAGGCATCCTCTGGTGAGGCTGGACCCTGTCTGGAATACTTGCTACAACACAAGATCCTGGAGACCCTGTGCACTCTGGGCAAAGCAGAG TACCCCCCAGGCATGCGACAGCAGGTATTCCAGTTCTTCAGCAAGGTCCTGGCCCAGGTGCAGCACCCACTGCTGCACTACCTGAGTGTCCACAGGCCTGTGCAG AAACTTCTCCGACTTGGAGGGACAGTCCCTGGATCCCTCACAGAAAAGGAGGAAGTTCAGTTCACTAGTGTCCTCTGCTCTAAGATACAGCAGGATCCAGAGCTGCTGGCCTATATTCTGGAA GGTAAAAAGATGATAGGTAAGAAGAAGACAGCCAGAGAGTCTACAGCTCCACCTAAAGATACAGCTGGCTACAGGGACAAGGACTGTCCCCACAGTGATGCTCCCAACAGGGATCCTGGACTGGATAAGGAGCACTGTGGGGTCCCAGCCTTGCGCATCCACCTGCCTGCCGAGACTGAGGGGCCAGAAAATGGGCCTGGGGAGAGCAATCTCATCACCTCGCTGCTCGGGCTGTGCAAGAGCAAG AAGAGTCGGCTGGCCCTGAAGGCACAGGAGAACATACTGCTGCTGGTAAGCGTGGCCTCACCAGCAGCTGCCACCTACCTGACACAAAGTACTTCCTGTTGTATGGCAATAGCCGAGCACCTCTGCCAACTCTACCGGTCCATGCCAGCCTGCCTTGACCCAGCAGACATTGCCACTTTAGAGGGCATCAGCTGGAG GTTACCCAGTGCCCCATCTGATGAGACCGCTTTCCCTGGCAAGGAGGCTCTGGCTGCCTTCCTGGGCTGGTTCGATTACTGCGACCACCTTATCACAGAGGCACACACG GTGGTTGCAGACGCCTTGGCAAAGGCTGTGGCTGAGAAGCTGTTTGTAGAGACCCTGCAGCCCCAGCTCCTGCATGT GTCTGAGCAGAGCATCCTGACCTCCACTGCCCTGCTGACAGCCTTGCTACGTCAGCTGCGCTCTCCTGCACTGCTGCAGGAGGCCATGAGCTTCCTCCTGGGCACTGAGCAGCAGCCTGCAGCCATGGAGGACAGCCCCCACACTCTGGGTACACACCTCATCATGCACTGTGACCATCTCTCTGACGAG ATCAGCATTGCCACGCTAAGGCTATTTGAGGAGCTACTGCAGAAGCCCCATGAGCGAGCCATCCGCAGCCTGGTCCTGCAAAACCTTGAAGGCCGCCTGTATGTGGCGCGGGGCTCGCCAGAGCCGGAGAGCTATGAGGATACCCT GGATCTGGAGGAAGACCCCTACTTCACCGACGGCTTCCTCGATTCTGGCCTTCAGCCCTCCACAAAGCCTCCCCCAGCTCCTGCCACCAGTTCGGATGGCAAAACAGCAGTGACGGAGATTGTGAACAG CTTCCTTTGCCTGGTCCCTGAGGAAGCCAAGACATCAGCCTTCCTGGAGGAGAATGGATATGACACATATGTGCACGATGCCTACGGCCTG ttccaggagTGCAGCTCCCGTGTGGCCCACTGGGGCTGGCCCCCGGGCCCGGCACCCTTGGACTCTCATGAGCCTGACAGGCCTTTCTTTGAGGGCCGCTTCCTCCAAGTGCTCTTTGATCGAATTGCTCGGATTTTGGATCAG CCGTACAGCCTGAACCTACAAGTGACCTCAGTCTTGTCCCGGCTCGccctgttcccccacccccatatccaTGAGTACCTCCTGGATCCCTACATCAGCCTGGCCCCTGGCTGCAGGAGCCTGTTCTCTGTGCTTGTCAGG GTGATCGGTGACTTAATGCAAAGAATTCAGAGGGTACCCCAGTTTTCGGGCAAACTGCTCCTGGTACGCAAGCAACTGATGGGCCAGATTCCCGGAGAGCA TCTGGACCATCAGACCCTACTCCAGGGCGTGGTAGTTCTTGAGGAATTCTGCAAGGAGCTGGCTGCCATTGCGTTTGTCAAGTTTCCCCCACACGGTCCTTACCTGAACTTCTCTCCACCTCCAGAAGGGCAAGTCTGA
- the Fhip2b gene encoding FHF complex subunit HOOK-interacting protein 2B isoform X2 gives MLSRLGALLQEAVGAREPSIDLLQAFVEHWKGITHYYIESTDENTPAKKTDIPWRLKQMLDILVYEEKQQASSGEAGPCLEYLLQHKILETLCTLGKAEYPPGMRQQVFQFFSKVLAQVQHPLLHYLSVHRPVQKLLRLGGTVPGSLTEKEEVQFTSVLCSKIQQDPELLAYILEGKKMIGKKKTARESTAPPKDTAGYRDKDCPHSDAPNRDPGLDKEHCGVPALRIHLPAETEGPENGPGESNLITSLLGLCKSKSRLALKAQENILLLVSVASPAAATYLTQSTSCCMAIAEHLCQLYRSMPACLDPADIATLEGISWRLPSAPSDETAFPGKEALAAFLGWFDYCDHLITEAHTVVADALAKAVAEKLFVETLQPQLLHVSEQSILTSTALLTALLRQLRSPALLQEAMSFLLGTEQQPAAMEDSPHTLGTHLIMHCDHLSDEISIATLRLFEELLQKPHERAIRSLVLQNLEGRLYVARGSPEPESYEDTLDLEEDPYFTDGFLDSGLQPSTKPPPAPATSSDGKTAVTEIVNSFLCLVPEEAKTSAFLEENGYDTYVHDAYGLFQECSSRVAHWGWPPGPAPLDSHEPDRPFFEGRFLQVLFDRIARILDQPYSLNLQVTSVLSRLALFPHPHIHEYLLDPYISLAPGCRSLFSVLVRVIGDLMQRIQRVPQFSGKLLLVRKQLMGQIPGEHLDHQTLLQGVVVLEEFCKELAAIAFVKFPPHGPYLNFSPPPEGQV, from the exons ATGCTGAGCCGGCTCGGGGCACTGCTGCAGGAGGCCGTGGGGGCG CGGGAGCCCAGCATTGACCTGCTGCAGGCCTTTGTGGAGCATTGGAAAGGCATCACACACTACTATATCGAGAGCACAG ATGAAAACACCCCGGCCAAGAAAACAGATATCCCCTGGCGACTGAAGCAGATGTTGGACATCCTGGTGTATGAGGAAAAGCAGCAGGCATCCTCTGGTGAGGCTGGACCCTGTCTGGAATACTTGCTACAACACAAGATCCTGGAGACCCTGTGCACTCTGGGCAAAGCAGAG TACCCCCCAGGCATGCGACAGCAGGTATTCCAGTTCTTCAGCAAGGTCCTGGCCCAGGTGCAGCACCCACTGCTGCACTACCTGAGTGTCCACAGGCCTGTGCAG AAACTTCTCCGACTTGGAGGGACAGTCCCTGGATCCCTCACAGAAAAGGAGGAAGTTCAGTTCACTAGTGTCCTCTGCTCTAAGATACAGCAGGATCCAGAGCTGCTGGCCTATATTCTGGAA GGTAAAAAGATGATAGGTAAGAAGAAGACAGCCAGAGAGTCTACAGCTCCACCTAAAGATACAGCTGGCTACAGGGACAAGGACTGTCCCCACAGTGATGCTCCCAACAGGGATCCTGGACTGGATAAGGAGCACTGTGGGGTCCCAGCCTTGCGCATCCACCTGCCTGCCGAGACTGAGGGGCCAGAAAATGGGCCTGGGGAGAGCAATCTCATCACCTCGCTGCTCGGGCTGTGCAAGAGCAAG AGTCGGCTGGCCCTGAAGGCACAGGAGAACATACTGCTGCTGGTAAGCGTGGCCTCACCAGCAGCTGCCACCTACCTGACACAAAGTACTTCCTGTTGTATGGCAATAGCCGAGCACCTCTGCCAACTCTACCGGTCCATGCCAGCCTGCCTTGACCCAGCAGACATTGCCACTTTAGAGGGCATCAGCTGGAG GTTACCCAGTGCCCCATCTGATGAGACCGCTTTCCCTGGCAAGGAGGCTCTGGCTGCCTTCCTGGGCTGGTTCGATTACTGCGACCACCTTATCACAGAGGCACACACG GTGGTTGCAGACGCCTTGGCAAAGGCTGTGGCTGAGAAGCTGTTTGTAGAGACCCTGCAGCCCCAGCTCCTGCATGT GTCTGAGCAGAGCATCCTGACCTCCACTGCCCTGCTGACAGCCTTGCTACGTCAGCTGCGCTCTCCTGCACTGCTGCAGGAGGCCATGAGCTTCCTCCTGGGCACTGAGCAGCAGCCTGCAGCCATGGAGGACAGCCCCCACACTCTGGGTACACACCTCATCATGCACTGTGACCATCTCTCTGACGAG ATCAGCATTGCCACGCTAAGGCTATTTGAGGAGCTACTGCAGAAGCCCCATGAGCGAGCCATCCGCAGCCTGGTCCTGCAAAACCTTGAAGGCCGCCTGTATGTGGCGCGGGGCTCGCCAGAGCCGGAGAGCTATGAGGATACCCT GGATCTGGAGGAAGACCCCTACTTCACCGACGGCTTCCTCGATTCTGGCCTTCAGCCCTCCACAAAGCCTCCCCCAGCTCCTGCCACCAGTTCGGATGGCAAAACAGCAGTGACGGAGATTGTGAACAG CTTCCTTTGCCTGGTCCCTGAGGAAGCCAAGACATCAGCCTTCCTGGAGGAGAATGGATATGACACATATGTGCACGATGCCTACGGCCTG ttccaggagTGCAGCTCCCGTGTGGCCCACTGGGGCTGGCCCCCGGGCCCGGCACCCTTGGACTCTCATGAGCCTGACAGGCCTTTCTTTGAGGGCCGCTTCCTCCAAGTGCTCTTTGATCGAATTGCTCGGATTTTGGATCAG CCGTACAGCCTGAACCTACAAGTGACCTCAGTCTTGTCCCGGCTCGccctgttcccccacccccatatccaTGAGTACCTCCTGGATCCCTACATCAGCCTGGCCCCTGGCTGCAGGAGCCTGTTCTCTGTGCTTGTCAGG GTGATCGGTGACTTAATGCAAAGAATTCAGAGGGTACCCCAGTTTTCGGGCAAACTGCTCCTGGTACGCAAGCAACTGATGGGCCAGATTCCCGGAGAGCA TCTGGACCATCAGACCCTACTCCAGGGCGTGGTAGTTCTTGAGGAATTCTGCAAGGAGCTGGCTGCCATTGCGTTTGTCAAGTTTCCCCCACACGGTCCTTACCTGAACTTCTCTCCACCTCCAGAAGGGCAAGTCTGA
- the Fhip2b gene encoding FHF complex subunit HOOK-interacting protein 2B isoform X3 — MLDILVYEEKQQASSGEAGPCLEYLLQHKILETLCTLGKAEYPPGMRQQVFQFFSKVLAQVQHPLLHYLSVHRPVQKLLRLGGTVPGSLTEKEEVQFTSVLCSKIQQDPELLAYILEGKKMIGKKKTARESTAPPKDTAGYRDKDCPHSDAPNRDPGLDKEHCGVPALRIHLPAETEGPENGPGESNLITSLLGLCKSKKSRLALKAQENILLLVSVASPAAATYLTQSTSCCMAIAEHLCQLYRSMPACLDPADIATLEGISWRLPSAPSDETAFPGKEALAAFLGWFDYCDHLITEAHTVVADALAKAVAEKLFVETLQPQLLHVSEQSILTSTALLTALLRQLRSPALLQEAMSFLLGTEQQPAAMEDSPHTLGTHLIMHCDHLSDEISIATLRLFEELLQKPHERAIRSLVLQNLEGRLYVARGSPEPESYEDTLDLEEDPYFTDGFLDSGLQPSTKPPPAPATSSDGKTAVTEIVNSFLCLVPEEAKTSAFLEENGYDTYVHDAYGLFQECSSRVAHWGWPPGPAPLDSHEPDRPFFEGRFLQVLFDRIARILDQPYSLNLQVTSVLSRLALFPHPHIHEYLLDPYISLAPGCRSLFSVLVRVIGDLMQRIQRVPQFSGKLLLVRKQLMGQIPGEHLDHQTLLQGVVVLEEFCKELAAIAFVKFPPHGPYLNFSPPPEGQV; from the exons ATGTTGGACATCCTGGTGTATGAGGAAAAGCAGCAGGCATCCTCTGGTGAGGCTGGACCCTGTCTGGAATACTTGCTACAACACAAGATCCTGGAGACCCTGTGCACTCTGGGCAAAGCAGAG TACCCCCCAGGCATGCGACAGCAGGTATTCCAGTTCTTCAGCAAGGTCCTGGCCCAGGTGCAGCACCCACTGCTGCACTACCTGAGTGTCCACAGGCCTGTGCAG AAACTTCTCCGACTTGGAGGGACAGTCCCTGGATCCCTCACAGAAAAGGAGGAAGTTCAGTTCACTAGTGTCCTCTGCTCTAAGATACAGCAGGATCCAGAGCTGCTGGCCTATATTCTGGAA GGTAAAAAGATGATAGGTAAGAAGAAGACAGCCAGAGAGTCTACAGCTCCACCTAAAGATACAGCTGGCTACAGGGACAAGGACTGTCCCCACAGTGATGCTCCCAACAGGGATCCTGGACTGGATAAGGAGCACTGTGGGGTCCCAGCCTTGCGCATCCACCTGCCTGCCGAGACTGAGGGGCCAGAAAATGGGCCTGGGGAGAGCAATCTCATCACCTCGCTGCTCGGGCTGTGCAAGAGCAAG AAGAGTCGGCTGGCCCTGAAGGCACAGGAGAACATACTGCTGCTGGTAAGCGTGGCCTCACCAGCAGCTGCCACCTACCTGACACAAAGTACTTCCTGTTGTATGGCAATAGCCGAGCACCTCTGCCAACTCTACCGGTCCATGCCAGCCTGCCTTGACCCAGCAGACATTGCCACTTTAGAGGGCATCAGCTGGAG GTTACCCAGTGCCCCATCTGATGAGACCGCTTTCCCTGGCAAGGAGGCTCTGGCTGCCTTCCTGGGCTGGTTCGATTACTGCGACCACCTTATCACAGAGGCACACACG GTGGTTGCAGACGCCTTGGCAAAGGCTGTGGCTGAGAAGCTGTTTGTAGAGACCCTGCAGCCCCAGCTCCTGCATGT GTCTGAGCAGAGCATCCTGACCTCCACTGCCCTGCTGACAGCCTTGCTACGTCAGCTGCGCTCTCCTGCACTGCTGCAGGAGGCCATGAGCTTCCTCCTGGGCACTGAGCAGCAGCCTGCAGCCATGGAGGACAGCCCCCACACTCTGGGTACACACCTCATCATGCACTGTGACCATCTCTCTGACGAG ATCAGCATTGCCACGCTAAGGCTATTTGAGGAGCTACTGCAGAAGCCCCATGAGCGAGCCATCCGCAGCCTGGTCCTGCAAAACCTTGAAGGCCGCCTGTATGTGGCGCGGGGCTCGCCAGAGCCGGAGAGCTATGAGGATACCCT GGATCTGGAGGAAGACCCCTACTTCACCGACGGCTTCCTCGATTCTGGCCTTCAGCCCTCCACAAAGCCTCCCCCAGCTCCTGCCACCAGTTCGGATGGCAAAACAGCAGTGACGGAGATTGTGAACAG CTTCCTTTGCCTGGTCCCTGAGGAAGCCAAGACATCAGCCTTCCTGGAGGAGAATGGATATGACACATATGTGCACGATGCCTACGGCCTG ttccaggagTGCAGCTCCCGTGTGGCCCACTGGGGCTGGCCCCCGGGCCCGGCACCCTTGGACTCTCATGAGCCTGACAGGCCTTTCTTTGAGGGCCGCTTCCTCCAAGTGCTCTTTGATCGAATTGCTCGGATTTTGGATCAG CCGTACAGCCTGAACCTACAAGTGACCTCAGTCTTGTCCCGGCTCGccctgttcccccacccccatatccaTGAGTACCTCCTGGATCCCTACATCAGCCTGGCCCCTGGCTGCAGGAGCCTGTTCTCTGTGCTTGTCAGG GTGATCGGTGACTTAATGCAAAGAATTCAGAGGGTACCCCAGTTTTCGGGCAAACTGCTCCTGGTACGCAAGCAACTGATGGGCCAGATTCCCGGAGAGCA TCTGGACCATCAGACCCTACTCCAGGGCGTGGTAGTTCTTGAGGAATTCTGCAAGGAGCTGGCTGCCATTGCGTTTGTCAAGTTTCCCCCACACGGTCCTTACCTGAACTTCTCTCCACCTCCAGAAGGGCAAGTCTGA
- the Nudt18 gene encoding 8-oxo-dGDP phosphatase NUDT18, translated as MATEGLVGALGTVLGGKGLLVQSCDSEPAGKPLLPVRLRKNVCYVVLAVFLNEQDEVLMIQEAKRECRGTWYLPAGRMEPGETIVEAMQREVKEEAGLLCEPVTLLSVEERGASWIRFVFLARPTGGILKTSKDADSESLQAGWYPRVSLPTPLRAHDVLHLVELGAKFCQQAMHPLILPQELPCNVVCQRLVTIFTTVQSVWVLVGTVGTPHLPITACGFTPMEQRGGIKVAILRLLQECLTLHSLAVETKGLLGLQHLGRDHVDGVCLNVLVTVAFRNPGIQDEPPKIRGENYFWWKVLEEDLQKQLLHRLQESSVVPLSR; from the exons ATGGCCACGGAGGGCCTGGTAGGGGCGCTTGGCACCGTGCTGGGGGGGAAGGGGTTGCTGGTGCAGAGCTGTGACTCGGAGCCGGCTGGCAAGCCGCTGTTGCCGGTGCGGCTGCGGAAGAATGTCTGCTACGTGGTGCTGGCCGTGTTCCTCAACGAGCAG GATGAGGTGTTGATGATCCAGGAGGCCAAGAGAGAATGCCGGGGAACATGGTACCTCCCTGCAGGAAGAATGGAACCAGGGGAGACCATCGTGGAGGCCATGCAGcgggaggtgaaggaggaggcTGGGCTGCTCTGTGAGCCAGTGACACTGCTGTCTGTGGAGGAGAGGGGTGCCTCCTGGATCCGTTTTGTATTCCTTGCTCGACCAACAG GTGGAATTCTCAAGACTTCCAAGGATGCTGATTCTGAGTCCCTACAGGCTGGCTGGTACCCACGGGTTTCCCTGCCCACACCGCTTAGAGCCCATGATGTTCTGCACCTGGTAGAGCTAGGTGCCAAATTCTGCCAACAAGCCATGCACCCTCTCATTCTTCCTCAAGAGCTTCCCTGCAATGTGGTCTGCCAACGGCTGGTGACCATCTTTACAACGGTCCAGTCAGTGTGGGTGTTGGTGGGCACAGTGGGGACACCTCACTTGCCCATCACTGCCTGTGGCTTTACCCCTATGGAGCAAAGGGGTGGCATCAAGGTGGCCATCTTGAGGCTGCTACAGGAGTGTCTGACTCTACACAGTTTGGCAGTGGAGACCAAGGGGTTGCTTGGGCTGCAGCACCTAGGCAGGGACCATGTGGATGGGGTCTGCCTAAATGTACTGGTGACGGTGGCTTTTCGGAACCCAGGAATCCAAGATGAGCCCCCAAAGATTCGGGGTGAAAACTATTTTTGGTGGAAGGTATTAGAGGAAGACTTACAGAAACAGCTTCTACACAGGCTCCAGGAATCTTCTGTCGTCCCCCTGAGCAGATAG